In one window of Candidatus Eisenbacteria bacterium DNA:
- a CDS encoding ABC transporter ATP-binding protein has translation MTVTPQEPAVKPMPARSTTDARAATPMLRMQGVSKVFTTEDVETHALSGVHLEVKRGEFLSITGPSGCGKSTLLSILGLLDSPSGGEYWLDSRAVHALRPVDRARIRNRQIGFIFQSFNLIGDLTVAENVELPLTYRGLPTADRRKRVQNALERVGMLHRVNHLPTQLSGGQQQRVAVARALAGDPAILLADEPTGNLDSTNGEAVMELMRELHRAGTTICMVTHDSRFARYASRAVHLFDGRVVSEKEER, from the coding sequence ATGACCGTGACCCCGCAGGAACCCGCCGTGAAGCCGATGCCCGCCCGTTCGACCACCGACGCGAGAGCCGCGACCCCGATGCTCCGCATGCAGGGAGTCTCCAAGGTGTTCACAACCGAGGACGTCGAGACGCACGCGCTCTCGGGCGTGCACCTCGAGGTGAAGCGTGGCGAATTCCTGTCGATCACCGGCCCGTCGGGATGCGGCAAGTCCACGCTGCTCTCGATCCTCGGACTGCTCGACTCGCCCAGTGGCGGCGAGTACTGGCTCGACTCGCGCGCGGTGCACGCGCTCAGGCCGGTCGACCGCGCGCGGATCCGCAATCGCCAGATCGGTTTCATCTTCCAGAGCTTCAACCTGATCGGCGATCTGACGGTGGCCGAGAACGTCGAGCTGCCGCTCACCTATCGTGGACTGCCCACCGCGGATCGCCGCAAGCGGGTTCAGAACGCGCTCGAACGGGTCGGCATGCTGCATCGCGTCAATCATCTTCCGACCCAGTTGTCGGGCGGGCAGCAGCAGCGCGTGGCCGTGGCACGGGCGCTCGCGGGCGATCCCGCGATCCTGCTCGCCGACGAGCCGACCGGAAACCTCGACTCGACCAACGGCGAGGCGGTCATGGAGCTGATGCGCGAGCTTCACCGCGCCGGCACCACGATCTGCATGGTGACGCACGATTCGCGGTTCGCG